Part of the Pristiophorus japonicus isolate sPriJap1 unplaced genomic scaffold, sPriJap1.hap1 HAP1_SCAFFOLD_3160, whole genome shotgun sequence genome, ggaggagcgggggcgagagatcgggggcggaggagcgggggcggggttcggggcggaggagcgggggcgagagatcgggggcggaggagcgggggcgagagatcgggggcggaggagcgggggcgagagatcgggggcggaggagcgggggcgagagatcgggggcggaggagcgggggcgagagatcgggggcggaggagcgggggcgagagatcgggggcggaggagcgggggcgagagatcgggggcggaggagcgggggcgagagatcgggggcggaggagcgggggcgagagatcgggggcggaggagcgggggcgagagatcgggggcggaggagcgggggcgagagatcgggggcggaggagcgggggcgagagatcgggggcggaggagcgggggcgagagatcgggggcggaggagcgggggcgagagatcgggggcggaggagcgggggcgagagatcgggggcggaggagcgggggcgagagatcgggggcggaggagcgggggcgagagatcgggggcggaggagcgggggcgagagatcgggggcggaggagcgggggcgagagatcgggggcggaggagcgggggcgagagatcgggggcggaggagcgggggcgagagatcgggggcggaggagcgggggcgagagatcgggggcggaggagcgggggcgagagatcgggggcggaggagcgggggcgagagatcgggggcggaggagcgggggcgagagatcgggggcggaggagcgggggcgagagatcgggggcggaggagcgggggcgagagatcgggggcggaggagcgggggcgagagatcgggggcggaggagcgggggcgagagatcgggggcggaggagcgggggcgagagatcgggggcggaggagcgggggcgagagatcgggggcggaggagcgggggcgagagatcgggggcggaggagcgggggcgagagatcgggggcggaggagcgggggcgagagatcgggggcggaggagcgggggcgagagatcgggggcggaggagcgggggcgagagatcgggggcggaggagcgggggcgagagatcgggggcggaggagcgggggcgagagatcgggggcggaggagcgggggcgagagatcgggggcggaggagcgggggcgagagatcgggggcggaggagcgggggcgagagatcgggggcggaggagcgggggcgagagatcgggggcggaggagcgggggcgagagatcgggggcggaggagcgggggcgagagatcgggggcggaggagcgggggcgagagatcgggggcggaggagcgggggcgagagatcgggggcggaggagcgggggcgagagatcgggggcggaggagcgggggcgagagatcgggggcggaggagcgggggcgagagatcgggggcggaggagcggggcgagagatcgggggcggaggagcgggggcgagagatcgggggcggaggagcgggggcgagagatcgggggcggaggagcgggggcgagagatcgggggcggaggagcgggggcgagagatcgggggcggaggagcgggggcgagagatcgggggcggaggagcgggggcgagagatcgggggcggaggagcgggggcgagagatcgggggcggaggagcgggggcgagagatcgggggcggaggagcgggggcgagagatcgggggcggaggagcgggggcgagagatcgggggcggaggagcgggggcgagagatcgggggcggaggagcgggggcgagagatcgggggcggaggagcgggggcgagagatcgggggcggaggagcgggggcgagagatcgggggcggaggagcgggggcgagagatcgggggcggaggagcgggggcgagagatcgggggcggaggagcgggggcgagagatcgggggcggaggagcgggggcgagagatcgggggcggaggagcgggggcgagagatcgggggcggaggagcgggggcgagagatcgggggcggaggagcgggggcgagagatcgggggcggaggagcgggggcgagagatcgggggcggaggagcgggggcgagagatcgggggcggaggagcgggggcgagagatcgggggcggaggagcgggggcgagagatcgggggcggaggagcgggggcgagagatcgggggcggaggagcgggggcgagagatcgggggcggaggagcgggggcgagagatcgggggcggaggagcgggggcgagagatcgggggcggaggagcgggggcgagagatcgggggcggaggagcgggggcgagagatcgggggcggaggagcgggggcgagagatcgggggcggaggagcgggggcgagagatcgggggcggaggagcgggggcgagagatcgggggcggaggagcgggggcgagagatcgggggcggaggagcgggggcgagagatcgggggcggaggagcgggggcgagagatcgggggcggaggagcgggggcgagagatcgggggcggaggagcgggggcgagagatcgggggcggaggagcgggggcgagagatcgggggcggaggagcgggggcgagagatcgggggcggaggagcgggggcgagagatcgggggcggaggagcgggggcgagagatcgggggcggaggagcgggggcgagagatcgggggcggaggagcgggggcgagagatcgggggcggaggagcgggggcgagagatcgggggcggaggagcgggggcgagagatcgggggcggaggagcgggggcgagagatcgggggcggaggagcgggggcgagagatcgggggcggaggagcgggggcgagagatcgggggcggaggagcgggggcgagagatcgggggcggaggagcgggggcgagagatcgggggcggaggagcgggggcgagagatcgggggcggaggagcgggggcgagagatcgggggcggaggaacggagaatgtttggtgcggaggtgcggcgaatgagggttcgggCCCCGGGGAGccgaggcagcacgggcccagcccacactgtgcgatatgtgggcgcactgggtccgtgcagcagagctggtctccagtcgtcctggttaacccttgcccctggacccagacctcgctctgtcgagccccgtgtggtggctggtgtgcaacggtcaccccacgttaaaacaatccacccacaggcatctcccacccttcaggatgtagtccgggatccagaatattaggtccttcatagaaacatctgaactcgtggaagcaagtcatcctcgttcgagggactgcctatgatgatgatgacaggaacccaagcacataaatctaggctggcactcccagtgcagtgctgagtgagagatgttcagatgagacattaaaccgagaccccgtctgccctctcgggtggatgtaaaagatcccggggccactattggaagaagagcagggggagttctccccggtgtcctggggccaataattatccctcgaccaacatcactaaaacagacgatctgggtcatcatcacatcgctgtgtgtgggagcttgctgtgcgcaaattggcgtttctcacaatgcaacagtgaccgcaatctccaaaagtagttcattggctgtgaaacgctttgagatgtccagtggttgtgaaaggcgctatataaatgcaagactttcacattggtggtaaaaacaggaaggcagaatattatctgaagggtgacagattaggaaaaggggaggtgcaacgagacctgggtgtcatggtacatcagtcattgaaagttggccatgcaggtacagcaggcggtgaagaaggcaaatggcgtgttggccttcatcgcgagaggatttgagtacaggagcagggaggtgttactgcagttgtacagggccttggtgaggccacacctggaatattgtgtgcagttttggtctcctaacctgaggaaggacgttcttgctattgagggagtgcagcgaaggttcaccagactgattcccgggatggcaggactgacatatgaggagagactggatcgactaggcttacattcactggagtttagaataatgagaggggatcgcatggaaacatataaaattctgacaggactggacaggttagatgcaggaagaatgttcccgatgttggggaagtccagaaccaggggacacagtctaaggataaggggtaagccatttaggactgagatgaggagaaacttcttcacccagagaattgtgaacctgtggaattctctaccacagagagttgttggggccagttcgttagatatattcaaaagggagttagatgtggcccttacggctaaagggatcaaggggtatggagagaaagcaggaatggggtactgagggaatgatcagccgtgatcttattgaatggtggtgcaggctcgaagggccgaatggcctgctcctgcacctattttctctgtttctcggTTTCCTTTAACCAGTCCAGGATGCGGTGAAATACTGACCGAGCACTTTGATCTCCACCGGATCGCATTGGTTGAGGTCCTTCATCCCTTGGACCTCGGTGAACGTCACAAAGTCGCCGCTCTCGAAGCCGTGTCGGGCTTCGTCCAGACAGGTCACCACCCCGGGGTTGTCctggaacagacagacagacagacgggagTGAGCTCACGCGcggcgggcgaggggaggggaggttgcgGGAAGCGAGGGAGAGCGGCTGCACGGCAACGGCGCTTACCTTGGTGATCATCGAGATCATGGCGCTCAACGGCTGCTCCCCATTGCTGTCCAACACGATCATCTCCTCGCCGAAGTCGCAGAAGAGTTgcctgtgtgtgggtgggggcggGGACAAAAACACGGGCAAGGGTTTTAGCAAAAGTGCCGCCGCCGGTCGCCAATCTCCCCGGGGCAATGCTCGGGGGCCCAGTACGTCGTCGGATAAAACCTGCACTCAACACATTGCCGACGGTGTGGCTCCGAATTCCACAATCGatcctggagtattatgtgcagtttatgGCCTACTTACCCAAGAacagaagaaacaggagcagggtGTGGGCCgtacggccccctcgagcctgctccgccattaattaCGATCgttgctgatccgatcgtggactcgggtccacttccccgcccgctccccataaccacttatcgtttaagaaaggatatactggccatagagggagtgcagcgaaggttcaccagactgattcctgggatggcaggactgtcgtatgaggagagattgggtcgactgggcctgtattcactggagtttagaagaatgagaggggatctcattgaaaggtataaaattctgacggggttggacagactggatgcggggaggatgtttcccccggggctgggaagtctagaacaagggctcacacagtctcaggatacggggtaggaaatttaggagcgagatgaggagaaatgttttcactccgagggttgtgaacctgtggaattctctcccacaggaggctgtgggggccaagtcactgaatatatttaagagggagacagatcgaTTTCTAGacgcaaaaggcatcaaggggtatggggagaaagcgggaatatggtgttgggatagaggatcagccatgatcatattgaatggtgcaggctcgaggggccgaatagcctactcctgctcctattttccatgtttctaagatCCGGTTTCAATTCAGCAGCAAGTTGAAGCCCAAAGGGTAGCAGGAAGGAAGTAGTCAGGTATCCCTCCCCTTGGGGAGGGTTCCCTGGACGTCCAATGTCAACGGCAGGGTAgatcgagagacagagactgactacctccgctggttggagagtctaggactagggggcagagtctaaaaattagagccagacctttcaggagtgacgtcaggaaacatttctacacacacagcgtggcagacatttggaactctcttccgcaaacggcaattgacgagatcaattgttaattttgaaTCTGGGATCGAGtcccggctcacccatcacccctgtactcgctgacctagctTTCTGTTATGCAAAGGTATTAAGGGgcaaaggcaggtggatggagttaggtcggTCAGCCGTGATCGCATTGAATAGgcagaacgggctcgaggggctgaacggcctcctcctgtccctaatgtaacaggctcgaggggctgaacggcctcctcctgtccctaatgtaacaggctcgaggggctgaacggcctcctcctgtccctaatgtaacaggctcgaggggctgaacggcctcctcctgtccctaatgtaacaggctcgaggggctgtacggcctcctcctgttcctaatgtaacaggctcgaggggctgaacggcctcctcctgtccctaatgtaacaggctcgaggggctgaacggcctcctcctgtccctaatgtaacaggctcgaggggctgaacggcctcctcctgtccctaatgtaacaggctcgaggggctgtacggcctcctcctgttcctaatgcaacaggctcgaggggctgaacggcctcctcctgtccctaatgtaacaggctcgaggggctgaacggcctccgcctgtccctaatgcaacaggcttgaggggctgaacggcctcctcctgttcctaatgcaacaggctcgaggggctgaacggcctcctcctgtccctaatgtaacaggctcgaggggctgaacggcctcctcctgttcctaatgtaacaggctcgaggggctgaacggcctccccctgtccctaatgtaacaggctcgaggggctgaacggcctcctcctgtccctaatgtaacaggctcgaggggctgaacggcctcctcctgtccctaatgtaacaggctcgaggggctgaacggcctcctcctgtccctaatgtaacaggctcgaggggctgaacggcctcctcctgttcctaatgtaacaggctcgaggggctgaacggcctcctcctgttcctaatgtaacaggctcgaggggctgaacggcctccccctgtccctaatgtaacaggctcgaggggctgaacggcctcccccTGTCACTGCGTCGTTCTGAAAGGcggtacagaaatgcaagtctgccCGCGAGCGGCCTCGTGAACCGTGCGATCTCGCTCTCACTCACCCGAACAGCCCCTTTGTGTCGGCCACAATGAACTTGATTCCTCGGCAGTGGCAGAATTCCCCGACCCTCAGTTGCTCCTCGAGGGGCGAGTTGGTGAGCACGACCACCTATGGGCGAGGGGGAAAAAAAACGGTACAGGGTTTGCGTTATACTCAGACCGGCAACGCAACAAGACGCCCGCAGCTGGCCGGCCGCGAAGACGAggcgctcaacaagctgctgggaggggcgaccatcgctcagggcggggtgctgcctaaccCCCCCAGGCTCTGCTGCTGTCGAAGAGAGCCAGCGCCATGCCCCCAAGAGCAGGCAAAGCGGGCAAGAATTAATCGAAAGCCCCAAAGGCTCCTGTCCGAGCCACCCCGCGGGAATCTGCGAAAGGGCTGGTCGCTGATTCGGGAGGCGTCCCAGATCGTTAGCGTTAATGGGTTCgtttcagacccccctccccctcccgtccccTTGCCACCGTTCGGCCTTGAGAGACGCCCCCCCGCCCAAGGGGTCACTTGCCTGGAACTGCTGCAGGTAATCTTCAGTCAGCTCCCCAGTGTAGGCCGTCACCGGCACGTAGGTGTTCAGCTCGGCCAGCCTGGGCTGGGAAACCTCGGCGCGGTTCTTCGCGAGGTCTGCTTCTCGAAGGTagaactgaggggggggggggggggggggagaagaaacaaGAGAAATcaaccaggggacagagattgaaagtaattgggggggaggtttcgaggggaaatgtcttcacccagagggtggtgggggtctgggggggaactcacggcctgaaagggaggtagaggcagaaaccctcaccacatttggacgtgcgctCGAAGTGCTGTATCCCACAGGGCtagggacccagagcgggaaagtgggattaggccgggatggctcttggtcggccggcgcgaggcggacacgatgggccgaatggccgactcctgctcctatttatgttcttacttcattggctgtaaggcactttgagacgtcgaggttgtgaaagctgctatataaatccaCATCCTCTTTCtaaaaagctaaaattctccagtccaggcaacatcctggtaaatctcctctgtaccctctccagtgcaacatcctggtaaatctcctctgtaccctctccagtgcaacatcctggtaaatctcctctgcaccctctctagtgcaacatcctggtaaatctcctctgtaccctctctcgtgcaacatcctggtaaatctcctctgcaccctctccagtgcaacatcctggtaaatctcctctgtaccctctctagtgcaacatcctggtaaatctcctctgtaccctctccagtgcaacatcctggtaaatctcctctgtaccctctctagtgcaacatcctggtaaatctcctctgtaccctctctagttcaacatcctggtaaatctcctctgtaccctccctcgtgcaacatcctggtaaatctcctctgtaccctctctagtgcaacatcctggtaaatctcctctgtaccctctctagtgcaacatcctggtaaatctcctctgtaccctctccagtgcaacatcctggtaaatctcctctgtaccctctctagtgcaacatcctggtaaatctcctctgtaccctctccagtgcaacatcctggtaaatctcctctgtaccctctccagtgcaacatcctggtaaatctcctctgtaccctccctagtgcaacatcctggtaaatctcctctgtaccctctctcgtgcacacctcccctgtaatgtggtgaccagaactgcacgcagtgctctcgCTGCGGCCGAACTAGTGTTGTATGCAGTTGGGGCCAAACGCAGAAAGCGACTGCGTTAGTTAATGCATTAAATCTCTTCCAATGGATGACATTAGAAAGTGGCGGTCAGACAGAACCCGTCAGCTCCCCGGGATACCTcgagcacacccccccccccccgccaatcactTCTGAAGCGGTCACTTTTTCTTCGAATTCATTCTTGGGATTATGGGCGTTGCTGGCCAAGATCTATTGCTCAtggctaattgcccttcagaaagtTGCGATGAGTCAtcttatacatcatcatcatcgtaggcagtccttcgaaacaagaatgacttgcttccaggcccaaaagggatgagttcacgggtgtttcaatgatattccggatcccgaactacatcctgaagggtggaagatgcctgtgggtggatttttttttaacctggggtgaccgttgcacaccagccaccacacggggcttgacagagaggtgtcttggtccaggggcaagagttaaccaggacgactggagaccagctctgctgcacggacccagtgtgcacaacatatcgcacagtgtgggcgctgggcccgtgctgccccatggccctcggctcttccgggccccgaactcgcgcctctcctgggccccgatcacgtccccctacattctctcgccgctccttcgctcccccctcccacccccacccacagcagcacgcgctgctccctgcagtatgtcactgcacactgctccctctaatggccccggcctgctgatggtcttgcaggcctcgACCGCACCGATTTCCGACAATCTGGTAGATTCATGGTAGTGGTATggggcagggccacatcgtccgcacgccccccgacacgagactcccaaggccaagcgctctactcggaactccttcacgggcaagcgagccaaaggtggggcagaggaaacgttacagggggccaccctcaaagcctccctgataaagtgcaacatccccaccgacacctgggagtccccggccccaaaagaccagtccgccctaaatgggggaagtgcatccgggagggcgctgagcacctcgagtctcgtcgccgagagcgtgcagaaagcaagcgcaggcagcggaaggagcgtgcggcaaaccagtcccaccctccccttccctcaaccactgtgtgtcccacctgtgacagggactgtggctcccgtattgggctgttcagccacctaaggactcgtgttaagagtggaagtcttcctcaattccgaggggactgcctatgatgatgatggcggcAACATAggcaatgaaataaatctggaattctacatcagtaacggtgaccataaaACTGTAAGACAACAATCTGGTCCTTAACTCTTAGCTGCCCCTCTGAAGTGGCG contains:
- the LOC139249515 gene encoding ubiquitin-like modifier-activating enzyme 1 — translated: MAKNGNDAEIDEALYSRQLYVLGYEAMKRMQNANILISGMRGLGLEIAKNVILGGVKTVTIHDQGVAQWVDLSSQFYLREADLAKNRAEVSQPRLAELNTYVPVTAYTGELTEDYLQQFQVVVLTNSPLEEQLRVGEFCHCRGIKFIVADTKGLFGQLFCDFGEEMIVLDSNGEQPLSAMISMITKDNPGVVTCLDEARHGFESGDFVTFTEVQGMKDLNQCDPVEIKVLGQYFTASWTG